In a single window of the Burkholderia contaminans genome:
- a CDS encoding RNA polymerase factor sigma-54, producing MSVSLALQMRQHLALTPRLQQSLRLLQLSSLEFQQELRQALDQNPFLEDGQAEEEAAADAPVQPAEAAAPEAASEPDDARPHDGEAPEVPELSEVSLTAAPASHGTSRQGDDAGGQSPGEWLAAEPSLNQQLHDALRLYPLNRRDREAARIVIDALDDDGYLRQELAELLVAADPALLLSEQDLAIALRLVQMLDRPGLAARSLSECLVLQLDAMPAGTPALAEAKAIAREHLERLARRETAEIQRRIGCNAATLQAACALVRGLDPRPGNHYGSTRGDYVVPDVIVRQVRDEWIVTINPAVLPRARLHERYATLFAQSSGERDSPLGQQLQEARWLIRNVQKRFETIQRVGECIVARQRDFFRYGEIAMKPLVLRDIAEELDLHESTVSRATGNKYMATPHGTFEFKHFFPRKLEAAGKGVCSAAAAKVLIRDMIAAERHTDPLSDVTLAQNLAGRGILLARRTVTKYRQAMKIPPADLRRRDAA from the coding sequence ATGTCCGTCTCGCTTGCGCTGCAGATGCGACAGCATCTGGCACTTACGCCGAGGCTTCAGCAGTCGCTGCGGTTGCTGCAGTTGTCCTCGCTCGAATTTCAACAGGAGTTGCGGCAGGCGCTCGATCAGAATCCGTTCCTCGAGGATGGCCAGGCAGAGGAGGAGGCGGCAGCCGATGCACCCGTGCAGCCGGCCGAAGCCGCCGCGCCCGAAGCGGCATCCGAGCCCGACGACGCTCGCCCGCACGACGGCGAAGCCCCCGAAGTGCCCGAGTTGTCCGAAGTGTCGTTGACGGCCGCGCCTGCGTCGCACGGCACGAGCCGCCAGGGCGACGATGCGGGTGGCCAGTCGCCCGGCGAATGGCTGGCCGCGGAGCCATCGCTGAATCAGCAGTTGCACGATGCATTGCGGCTCTATCCGTTGAACCGGCGCGACCGCGAAGCCGCGCGCATCGTGATCGACGCGCTCGACGACGACGGCTACCTGCGCCAGGAACTGGCCGAACTGCTGGTCGCGGCCGACCCCGCGCTGCTGCTGTCGGAGCAGGATCTCGCGATCGCGCTGCGGCTCGTGCAGATGCTCGACCGCCCGGGCCTGGCCGCGCGCTCGCTGTCGGAGTGTCTCGTGCTGCAACTCGACGCGATGCCGGCCGGCACGCCGGCGCTCGCGGAGGCGAAGGCAATCGCGCGCGAGCACCTCGAGCGTCTTGCCCGCCGCGAGACGGCCGAGATCCAGCGGCGGATCGGCTGCAATGCGGCGACGCTGCAGGCGGCCTGCGCGCTGGTGCGCGGGCTCGACCCGCGCCCCGGCAATCATTACGGCAGCACGCGCGGCGACTACGTGGTGCCCGACGTGATCGTGCGCCAGGTGCGCGACGAGTGGATCGTGACGATCAACCCGGCCGTACTGCCGCGCGCGCGGCTGCATGAACGCTATGCGACGCTGTTCGCGCAGTCGAGCGGCGAACGCGATTCGCCGCTCGGCCAGCAGCTGCAGGAAGCGCGCTGGCTGATCCGCAACGTGCAGAAGCGCTTCGAGACGATCCAGCGCGTCGGCGAATGCATCGTCGCGCGCCAGCGCGATTTCTTCCGCTACGGCGAAATCGCGATGAAGCCGCTCGTGCTGCGCGACATCGCCGAGGAACTCGACCTGCACGAATCGACCGTGTCGCGCGCAACGGGCAACAAATACATGGCCACGCCGCACGGCACGTTCGAGTTCAAGCATTTCTTCCCGCGCAAGCTCGAGGCGGCCGGCAAGGGCGTGTGCTCGGCAGCAGCCGCGAAGGTGCTGATCCGCGACATGATCGCGGCCGAGCGGCACACCGATCCGCTGTCCGACGTCACGCTCGCGCAGAACCTCGCGGGCCGCGGCATCCTGCTTGCACGTCGCACGGTCACGAAGTATCGCCAGGCGATGAAGATTCCGCCGGCCGACCTGCGGCGCCGCGACGCCGCATGA
- a CDS encoding ATP-binding protein: protein MIDISRTRAGNYVTAVMLVAIATVLQALAIRFGGVNLPLVLYYPLLAGAAWATSFLFGMVATVVSGLLVWTLFLSDPAAYTQPLPDRLVRLGTFVLICALVCAIASMLRHARFTNNAALRREAAARRRLEAVLQALPQGVIATDTNGRLTCINAAAAALVGCRPDDAIGRAARDVLRIVDRDGRRVQSTPLELALGGEGVASDRHWLQVEGGAPVPIVEVAAPLGDADGNVDGAVLLLRDAGPDRSRADASRLQRAVVDASPDAIVGIDTDGRIVSWNPAAQRMFGYDESHAHGRMFESLVAMRWLKRKPLVESFDDMHAAVGPIDLLCVRRDGRRFRATVSAGAVRGDVRASVALALTLRETGAQRRRDLRAQRSLQGARDARDQADTSNRLKDELLATVSHELRTPLNVIYGWVEVLRNSGDSALQQQAIDAIDRSARSLTRMVGDILDASSLATGKLQLDAMPVDVVRLFSDSVGAFQTAASSAGIVLEFDCAVSTCVVSGDAERLRQMLSNLVSNALKFTPTGGSVTVGLARNDARVVLTVSDTGQGIVPAFLPYVFDMFRRAEDSPASSRRGLGLGLSIVRHIAQLHGGSVTVESAGRNRGATFTVTLPAGWQPVGAMAWGSAHLDGHRSPLTLDTHRILIVDDDPTTRESLTAALTTFGAAVAIASSGREALAVAADLRPTVVLSDLAMPDGDGFWLLDALRRAGMNVGGGPAGVRVLAVTAHAGLADERRALEAGFDGYLCKPVDVRELADKIVRVTKQDG, encoded by the coding sequence ATGATCGATATTTCGCGCACACGCGCCGGCAACTACGTCACGGCCGTGATGCTGGTTGCGATCGCCACCGTCCTGCAGGCGCTCGCGATCCGCTTCGGCGGCGTGAACCTGCCGCTCGTCCTCTACTACCCGCTCCTCGCGGGCGCCGCGTGGGCGACGTCGTTCCTGTTCGGGATGGTCGCGACCGTCGTCAGCGGCCTGCTCGTGTGGACGCTGTTCCTCTCTGATCCCGCCGCCTATACGCAGCCGCTGCCTGACCGCCTCGTGCGGCTCGGCACCTTCGTGCTGATCTGCGCGCTCGTCTGCGCGATCGCGTCGATGCTGCGCCACGCCCGCTTCACGAACAACGCGGCGCTACGGCGCGAAGCCGCCGCGCGCCGGCGGCTCGAAGCCGTGCTGCAGGCGTTGCCGCAGGGCGTGATCGCCACCGATACGAACGGGCGGCTCACCTGCATCAACGCCGCCGCGGCCGCACTCGTCGGCTGCCGGCCGGACGATGCGATAGGTCGCGCCGCGCGCGACGTGCTGCGGATCGTCGATCGCGACGGCCGGCGCGTTCAATCGACACCGCTCGAGCTCGCGCTCGGCGGCGAGGGTGTCGCGTCGGATCGCCACTGGCTGCAGGTAGAGGGTGGCGCGCCGGTGCCGATCGTCGAGGTGGCCGCGCCGCTCGGCGATGCGGACGGCAACGTCGACGGCGCCGTGCTGCTGCTGCGCGACGCCGGCCCGGACCGTTCGCGGGCCGATGCGTCGCGGTTGCAGCGCGCCGTCGTCGACGCGTCGCCCGACGCGATCGTCGGCATCGATACCGACGGCCGCATCGTCAGCTGGAACCCGGCCGCGCAACGCATGTTCGGCTACGACGAAAGCCATGCGCACGGGCGCATGTTCGAATCGCTGGTGGCGATGCGCTGGCTGAAACGCAAGCCGCTCGTCGAGTCGTTCGACGACATGCACGCAGCGGTCGGCCCGATCGACCTGCTGTGCGTGCGGCGCGATGGCCGGCGCTTTCGTGCGACCGTGTCGGCGGGCGCGGTACGCGGCGACGTGCGAGCTTCCGTCGCGCTGGCGCTGACGCTGCGCGAAACCGGCGCGCAGCGCCGCCGCGACCTGCGCGCGCAACGGTCGCTGCAGGGCGCTCGCGACGCGCGTGACCAGGCCGATACGTCGAACCGCCTGAAGGACGAACTGCTCGCGACGGTGTCGCACGAGTTGCGCACGCCGCTGAACGTGATCTACGGCTGGGTCGAGGTGCTGCGCAATTCGGGCGACAGCGCGCTGCAGCAGCAGGCGATCGACGCGATCGACCGCAGCGCGCGCTCGCTCACGCGGATGGTCGGCGACATCCTCGACGCGTCGTCGCTCGCCACCGGCAAGCTGCAGCTCGACGCGATGCCGGTGGACGTCGTGCGGCTGTTCTCCGATTCGGTCGGCGCGTTCCAGACGGCTGCGTCGTCGGCTGGCATCGTGCTCGAATTCGACTGTGCGGTGTCGACCTGCGTGGTGTCGGGCGATGCCGAGCGCTTGCGGCAGATGCTGTCGAACCTCGTGTCGAACGCGCTGAAGTTCACGCCGACGGGCGGCAGCGTGACGGTCGGGCTCGCACGCAACGACGCGCGGGTGGTGCTGACCGTGAGCGACACGGGGCAGGGCATCGTGCCGGCGTTCCTGCCGTACGTGTTCGACATGTTCCGCCGCGCGGAGGATTCGCCGGCGTCGTCGCGGCGCGGGCTCGGCCTCGGCCTGTCGATCGTGCGGCATATCGCCCAGCTGCACGGCGGCAGCGTGACGGTCGAAAGCGCGGGCCGCAATCGCGGCGCGACGTTTACGGTGACGCTGCCGGCCGGCTGGCAGCCGGTCGGCGCGATGGCGTGGGGGAGTGCGCACCTGGACGGCCATCGCTCCCCGCTGACGCTCGATACGCATCGCATCCTGATCGTCGATGACGATCCGACGACGCGCGAGAGCCTCACCGCGGCGCTGACGACGTTCGGCGCCGCCGTCGCGATCGCGTCGTCGGGGCGCGAAGCGCTCGCGGTGGCCGCCGACCTGCGGCCGACCGTCGTGCTGTCCGATCTCGCGATGCCCGATGGCGACGGCTTCTGGCTGCTCGACGCGTTGCGGCGCGCCGGCATGAACGTCGGCGGCGGGCCGGCAGGCGTGCGGGTGCTCGCCGTGACCGCGCATGCGGGCCTGGCCGACGAACGCCGTGCGCTCGAGGCCGGGTTCGACGGCTATCTGTGCAAGCCGGTCGACGTGCGCGAACTGGCGGACAAGATCGTGCGCGTGACGAAGCAGGACGGCTGA
- a CDS encoding sigma-54-dependent transcriptional regulator yields the protein MPYVLIVEDDADTRTMLAALARTQQLACDTAATLEEARTLVTTNTPDLILCDLVLPDGNGMDLFDALPKRSHCEMVMTTGHASLETAIDALRRGATDYLVKPLNMQRLNSIFARVPRTTALHEEIAELRSELKRLGRFGRMLGSSPAMQTVYDAIGRVARTEASVLLTGESGTGKELAAQTVHDLSLRRRGPFLAVNCGAIAANLVESEMFGHDRGSFTGAERQHKGFFERADGGTLFLDEITEMPLESQVKLLRVLETGRLTRLGSTREIDVDVRIVAATNRDPEAAMADGKLRPDLFHRINVFPIPLPSLRERGDDIPMLADAFLQQFNAESGRNLSFAPAARDALKTYAWPGNVRELRNFVQRASIFCDTDVIDTLPPPIMDELSNMVDSHEDRVTVPFGTSLEEADRRLILGTIAQCGGVKAQAAEVLDVSLKTIYNRLAQLEDEAGKPES from the coding sequence ATGCCCTACGTCCTGATCGTCGAAGACGATGCCGATACGCGGACGATGCTCGCGGCGCTCGCGCGCACGCAGCAGCTGGCCTGTGACACGGCCGCGACGCTGGAAGAAGCGCGCACGCTCGTCACGACGAATACCCCCGATCTCATTCTGTGCGATCTCGTGCTGCCGGACGGCAACGGGATGGATCTCTTCGATGCGTTGCCCAAGCGTTCGCACTGCGAAATGGTGATGACCACCGGCCACGCGAGCCTCGAGACCGCGATCGACGCACTGCGGCGCGGCGCGACCGACTACCTGGTGAAGCCGCTGAACATGCAGCGGCTGAACAGCATCTTCGCGCGCGTGCCGCGCACCACCGCACTGCATGAAGAGATTGCCGAACTGCGCTCGGAGCTGAAGCGCCTCGGCCGCTTCGGCCGCATGCTCGGCAGCTCGCCCGCGATGCAGACCGTCTACGACGCAATCGGCCGGGTCGCCCGCACCGAGGCGTCGGTGCTGCTGACGGGCGAATCGGGCACCGGCAAGGAGCTGGCCGCGCAGACGGTGCACGACCTGAGCCTGCGCCGGCGCGGCCCGTTCCTCGCGGTGAACTGCGGTGCGATCGCCGCGAACCTCGTCGAGAGCGAGATGTTCGGCCATGACCGCGGCAGCTTCACGGGCGCGGAGCGCCAGCACAAGGGCTTCTTCGAACGCGCGGACGGCGGCACGCTGTTTCTCGACGAAATCACCGAGATGCCGCTCGAGTCGCAGGTCAAGCTGCTGCGCGTGCTCGAGACGGGGCGTCTCACGCGGCTCGGCTCGACGCGCGAGATCGACGTCGACGTACGCATCGTCGCGGCGACCAACCGCGACCCGGAAGCCGCGATGGCCGACGGCAAGCTGCGGCCCGACCTGTTCCACCGGATCAACGTGTTCCCGATCCCGCTGCCGTCGCTGCGCGAGCGCGGCGACGATATCCCGATGCTGGCCGATGCATTCCTGCAGCAGTTCAACGCCGAAAGCGGCCGGAACCTGAGCTTCGCGCCGGCCGCGCGCGACGCGCTGAAGACTTATGCATGGCCCGGCAACGTACGCGAGCTGCGCAACTTCGTGCAGCGCGCGAGCATCTTCTGCGACACGGACGTGATCGATACGCTGCCGCCGCCGATCATGGACGAACTGTCGAACATGGTCGATTCGCACGAGGATCGTGTGACCGTGCCGTTCGGCACGTCGCTCGAGGAAGCCGACCGGCGGCTGATCCTCGGCACGATCGCGCAATGCGGCGGCGTGAAGGCGCAGGCGGCCGAGGTGCTCGACGTCAGCCTGAAGACGATCTACAACCGGCTCGCCCAGCTCGAAGACGAGGCGGGCAAGCCGGAATCCTGA
- a CDS encoding DUF1269 domain-containing protein gives MNTLIVLSYPDLAAAHRALAELDTLRDRHVVALSGVAIVECAADGQLRAHAVDPGRTPPGSLLDSVVEHIESSLDAWREKPVDDTLIDRVARKARPGTVSLGLAATQLDIYALSTALAPFGGEVIDTTLSTDDELKLVEAISTMRDGGRQASTD, from the coding sequence ATGAACACGCTGATCGTATTGTCCTATCCCGACCTCGCGGCCGCTCATCGCGCGCTCGCCGAACTCGATACGTTGCGCGACCGGCACGTCGTCGCGCTGTCGGGCGTGGCGATCGTCGAGTGCGCAGCCGACGGACAGTTGCGCGCGCATGCAGTCGACCCGGGGCGCACGCCGCCCGGATCGCTGCTCGACAGCGTGGTCGAGCATATCGAATCGTCGCTCGATGCATGGCGCGAGAAGCCGGTGGACGATACGCTGATCGACCGCGTCGCGCGCAAGGCGCGCCCCGGCACCGTGTCGCTCGGGCTGGCCGCGACGCAACTCGATATCTACGCACTGAGCACGGCGCTCGCACCGTTCGGCGGAGAGGTGATCGACACGACGCTGTCGACCGACGACGAACTGAAACTCGTCGAAGCGATTTCGACAATGCGCGACGGCGGCCGTCAGGCCTCGACCGACTGA
- a CDS encoding MarC family protein, with amino-acid sequence MAFDLTFSIKVFAALFAIMNPIANIPVFLSLTEGAADGVRRKVALTATIGVTVGCIVSAVAGGAILHVFGLTIDDFRLAGGLLVLLIALSMLHGAPSRQHSPGDDEGAAPAAAESVAIYPLTIPLLVGPGTIATMIVLGHGALSTGQVFAFALGLAAFLVLLAVSLLSAPLIGHYLSPRVTAVTQRLMGMILAAIAMQMIVASLKAAFGLPH; translated from the coding sequence GTGGCCTTCGACCTGACTTTCTCCATCAAGGTGTTCGCGGCGCTGTTCGCGATCATGAACCCGATCGCGAACATCCCCGTGTTCCTGTCGCTGACGGAAGGCGCGGCGGACGGCGTGCGCCGCAAGGTCGCGCTGACGGCCACGATCGGCGTGACGGTCGGCTGCATCGTGTCGGCGGTCGCAGGCGGCGCGATCCTGCATGTGTTCGGCCTGACGATCGACGATTTCCGCCTCGCGGGCGGGCTGCTGGTGCTGCTGATCGCGCTGTCGATGCTGCACGGCGCACCGAGCCGCCAGCATTCGCCGGGCGACGACGAAGGCGCCGCTCCGGCCGCGGCCGAGAGCGTCGCGATCTATCCGCTGACGATCCCGCTGCTCGTCGGCCCCGGCACGATCGCGACGATGATCGTGCTCGGGCATGGCGCGTTGTCGACCGGGCAGGTATTTGCGTTCGCACTCGGGCTCGCCGCGTTTCTCGTGTTGCTGGCCGTCTCGCTGCTGTCGGCACCGCTGATCGGCCATTACCTGTCGCCGCGCGTGACGGCGGTGACGCAACGGCTGATGGGCATGATTCTCGCGGCGATCGCGATGCAGATGATCGTCGCGAGCCTGAAGGCCGCGTTCGGGTTGCCGCATTGA
- a CDS encoding DUF6566 family protein produces MQATDTFMDHEIRVDATRNANGAWVAQVPIFRDGAPVDLPAPELVTPEWLTCDEALRGGIDQGRVIIRTRDR; encoded by the coding sequence ATGCAAGCCACCGATACCTTCATGGATCACGAGATTCGCGTCGATGCGACGCGCAACGCGAACGGCGCGTGGGTCGCGCAGGTGCCGATCTTCCGCGACGGCGCGCCGGTCGACCTGCCCGCGCCCGAGCTCGTCACACCCGAATGGCTCACGTGCGACGAAGCACTGCGCGGCGGCATCGACCAGGGCCGCGTGATCATCAGGACACGCGACCGGTAG
- a CDS encoding DUF5594 family protein encodes MNPDVRARFETEFAPRIAARLLGLYQPGEVRVDVVPHDGQGSPTRVDVIGLTSTVGLPNRLNARLAWRDDAIDALLAEPDRSRFDRYLAALPVTIERWQMELPVDFSTRTQRDREILIGDLDFDA; translated from the coding sequence ATGAATCCCGATGTACGTGCACGTTTCGAAACCGAGTTTGCGCCGCGCATCGCGGCGCGCTTACTCGGCCTGTATCAGCCTGGCGAAGTGAGGGTGGACGTCGTGCCGCACGACGGGCAAGGTAGCCCGACCCGTGTCGACGTAATCGGGCTCACGTCGACGGTCGGATTGCCGAACCGGCTGAACGCGCGGCTCGCGTGGCGTGACGATGCGATCGATGCGTTGCTGGCCGAGCCCGACCGCAGCCGCTTCGATCGCTATCTCGCGGCGCTGCCGGTCACGATCGAACGCTGGCAGATGGAATTGCCGGTCGATTTCAGCACGCGCACCCAGCGCGATCGCGAGATCCTGATCGGCGATCTGGATTTCGATGCGTGA
- a CDS encoding FAD-dependent oxidoreductase — protein sequence MTERDDSSSRPDLTQGIALDDLADGAMIEGHVGDTAVLLVRRADELFAVGAQCPHYGAPLADGLLEGDTIHCPWHHAAFCLRTGELLRAPALDGLPCWRVERRDGRAVVLDARPAAVPPALNAAGLPASVVIVGGGAAAIAAAVTLRQEGYPHPVTLLTADADPPYDRPNLSKDYLAGTADADWLPLRAPSFYADHHIDVRCGTRVVRIDPAQQAVELADGSRVGYGALLLATGAEPNRLTVPGADLPHVCVLRSRADCDALIGKLKTARRCVVVGASFIGLEAAAALRTRGLDVQVVAPDAHPMARVLGEALGSTIQALHESHGVVFHLGATPARITPDSVTLSTGDVLPADLVVVGIGVHPNVALAQDAGLAVERGVTVDCFLQTSAPGIYAAGDIARWPDPLTGERIRVEHWVVAERQGSVAARNMLGQQRPFDAVPFFWSQHYDLTVNYVGHAEQFDRVEIDGDLGAHDCSIAYWRGNTRLAVATVGRDLDSLKAEAAFERQIAAA from the coding sequence ATGACTGAACGCGACGATTCGTCGTCACGCCCCGATCTCACGCAAGGCATTGCGCTCGACGATCTCGCCGACGGCGCAATGATCGAGGGCCATGTCGGCGATACGGCGGTGCTGCTCGTGCGCCGCGCCGATGAGCTGTTTGCCGTGGGCGCGCAGTGCCCGCACTACGGCGCGCCGCTCGCCGACGGCCTGCTGGAGGGCGACACGATTCACTGCCCGTGGCATCACGCGGCGTTCTGCCTGCGCACCGGCGAGTTGCTGCGCGCGCCGGCGCTCGACGGGCTGCCGTGCTGGCGCGTCGAACGCCGCGACGGCCGCGCCGTCGTGCTCGATGCACGGCCGGCCGCCGTGCCGCCCGCGCTGAATGCGGCCGGACTGCCCGCGTCGGTGGTGATCGTCGGCGGCGGTGCGGCGGCCATCGCGGCCGCGGTGACGCTGCGGCAGGAAGGCTATCCGCATCCCGTCACGCTGCTCACGGCCGATGCCGATCCACCGTACGACCGGCCGAACCTGTCGAAAGACTATCTCGCCGGCACCGCGGATGCCGACTGGTTGCCGTTGCGTGCGCCGTCGTTCTATGCGGACCACCATATCGACGTGCGGTGCGGCACGCGCGTCGTACGCATCGACCCCGCGCAGCAGGCGGTCGAGCTGGCCGACGGCAGCCGCGTCGGATACGGCGCGCTGCTGCTTGCAACGGGCGCCGAGCCGAACCGGCTGACCGTGCCCGGTGCGGATCTGCCGCACGTGTGCGTGCTGCGCTCGCGCGCCGATTGCGACGCGCTGATCGGCAAGCTGAAAACCGCGCGCCGCTGCGTCGTGGTCGGCGCGAGCTTCATCGGGCTCGAAGCGGCCGCGGCGCTGCGCACGCGCGGGCTCGACGTGCAGGTCGTCGCGCCCGATGCGCATCCGATGGCACGCGTGCTCGGCGAAGCGCTCGGCAGCACGATCCAGGCGCTGCACGAATCGCACGGCGTCGTGTTCCATCTCGGCGCGACACCCGCGCGGATCACGCCGGACAGCGTGACGCTGTCGACCGGCGACGTGCTGCCGGCCGATCTCGTGGTGGTCGGCATCGGCGTGCATCCGAACGTGGCGCTCGCGCAGGACGCGGGGCTGGCCGTCGAGCGCGGCGTGACGGTCGACTGCTTCCTTCAGACGAGTGCGCCCGGCATCTACGCGGCCGGCGACATCGCGCGCTGGCCCGATCCGCTGACGGGCGAGCGGATTCGCGTCGAGCACTGGGTCGTCGCCGAGCGGCAGGGCAGCGTCGCCGCGCGCAACATGCTCGGGCAGCAGCGGCCGTTCGACGCGGTGCCGTTCTTCTGGAGCCAGCATTACGACCTGACGGTCAACTATGTCGGGCATGCGGAGCAATTCGATCGTGTCGAGATCGATGGCGACCTCGGCGCGCACGATTGCTCGATCGCGTACTGGCGCGGCAACACACGGCTCGCGGTCGCGACGGTTGGCCGCGATCTCGACAGCCTGAAGGCGGAAGCGGCATTCGAGCGGCAGATTGCAGCCGCGTGA
- a CDS encoding NAD-dependent formate dehydrogenase, whose amino-acid sequence MATVLCVLYPDPVDGYPPRYVRDAIPVITHYADGQTAPTPAGPPGFRPGELVGSVSGALGLRAYMEAHGHTLIVTSDKDGPDSEFERRLPEADVVISQPFWPAYLTAERIARAPKLKLALTAGIGSDHVDLDAAARAHITVAEVTGSNSISVAEHVVMTTLALVRNYLPSHAIAQQGGWNIADCVSRSYDVEGMHFGTVGAGRIGLAVLHRLKPFGLHLHYTQRHRLDASIEQALGLTYHADAASLASAVDIVNLQIPLYPSTEHLFDAAMIARMKRGAYLINTARAKLVDRDAVVHAVTSGHLAGYGGDVWFPQPAPADHPWRTMPFNGMTPHISGTSLSAQARYAAGTLEILQCWFDGKPIRNEYLIVDGGTLAGTGAQSYRLT is encoded by the coding sequence ATGGCCACCGTCCTGTGCGTGCTCTACCCCGATCCCGTGGACGGCTACCCGCCGCGCTACGTGCGCGATGCGATTCCGGTCATCACGCACTACGCGGACGGACAAACCGCACCGACGCCGGCCGGCCCGCCCGGCTTTCGCCCCGGCGAACTCGTCGGCTCGGTGTCCGGCGCGCTCGGCTTGCGCGCCTATATGGAAGCGCACGGCCACACGCTGATCGTCACGAGCGACAAGGACGGCCCCGACTCCGAATTCGAGCGCCGGCTGCCCGAAGCGGACGTGGTGATCTCGCAGCCGTTCTGGCCCGCGTACCTGACGGCCGAACGGATCGCCCGCGCGCCGAAGCTGAAGCTCGCGCTGACGGCCGGCATCGGCTCCGATCACGTCGATCTCGACGCCGCCGCGCGCGCACACATCACCGTCGCCGAAGTCACCGGCTCGAACAGCATCAGCGTGGCCGAGCACGTGGTGATGACGACACTCGCGCTGGTGCGCAACTACTTGCCGTCGCATGCGATCGCGCAGCAAGGCGGCTGGAACATCGCCGATTGCGTGTCGCGCAGCTACGACGTCGAAGGCATGCATTTCGGTACGGTCGGCGCGGGGCGCATCGGGCTCGCGGTGCTGCACCGGCTGAAACCGTTCGGGCTGCATCTGCACTACACACAGCGCCACCGGCTCGATGCGTCGATCGAACAGGCGCTCGGGCTCACGTATCACGCCGATGCCGCGTCGCTCGCGAGCGCCGTCGACATCGTCAACCTGCAGATTCCGCTGTACCCGTCGACCGAGCACCTGTTCGACGCGGCGATGATCGCGCGCATGAAGCGCGGCGCGTACCTGATCAACACCGCGCGCGCCAAGCTGGTGGATCGCGACGCGGTCGTGCATGCCGTCACGTCCGGGCATCTCGCGGGCTACGGCGGCGACGTGTGGTTTCCGCAGCCGGCGCCGGCCGATCATCCGTGGCGCACGATGCCGTTCAACGGGATGACCCCGCACATCTCGGGCACGTCGCTGTCCGCGCAGGCACGCTACGCGGCCGGCACGCTGGAGATCCTGCAATGCTGGTTCGACGGCAAGCCGATCCGCAACGAATACCTGATCGTCGACGGCGGCACGCTCGCGGGAACCGGCGCGCAGTCGTACCGGCTGACGTGA